The window GTCGCCCCGGACGGCGGCACCCTGGCCGTCGGCGGCAACTTCACGCTCGTCAACGACCTGCCGCGCAACCAGATGGCGCTGGTCGACCTCACCGGCACCCCGGCGGTGCTCGACTGGAGCACGGAGAAGTTCGTGCCGCCGTGCGCGTCGCCGGCGACCTTCGTGCACTACGTGCAGGACGTCAAGTTCGGCGGCGACGGCAGCTGGTTCGTCGTCGGCACCAACGGCGGCTCGGGCTGGCCGGCCGCGTACTGCGACGCGCTGGTGCGCTTCGAGACCGCCGCCCGGGGCACCGGGCAGCTCGGAACCTGGGTGGACTACACCGGCAACGACACCATCACCTCCGTCGAGGTCGCCGACAACGTCATCTACCTCGGTGGGCACTTCCGCTGGCTGAACAACCCGAACGCCAGCGACACCGCCGGCAAGGGCGCGATCGACCGGCTCGGCATCGCCGCGGTCACCCCGGCCACCGGCATGCCGGTCAACTGGAACCCCCGCCGCAGCGGCAGCGCGTCGATGCCGGCCGGCACCAGCAACTGGGGCTCCTCCGTGCCGGTGCTCTGGCGCGGCAGCGACGGCCTCTACTTCGGCCACAACTCCGACGGCATGGGCAACGAGTACCACGGCCGGCTCGGGATGTTCCCGCTGACCGGCGGGCGCACCATCACCCCGAAGAACGCGCCGACCGCGACCACCGGCAACCTCTACGTCGGCACCGACGCGGGCGAGCTGGCCAAGGTGCCGTTCGACGGGGCCAGCCTGGGCACCCCGACGACGGTCAGCCAGCCCAACTACACGGCGGCCGGCGCGACCTGGCGGGTGGACGACCGGATCTACTGGTCGCACACCGTCGCCGGCACCCCCACGGGCAGCCGGATCGACATCTCGCTGTTCAACGGCGGCGCGATCGGCGCCCCGTGGGAGGCGTCCGGCTACAACGACTGGTTCAACCCGGCGCTGATGACCGGCGCGTTCTACCTCGACGGGCGCCTCTACTACACCCGCTCGGGTGCCAGCGGCCTCTACTACCGCTACTTCGAGATCGACGGCAACTACCTCGGCGCCACCGAGTTCACGCTGCCCACCACCGGAGTCACCTGGTCGGCCGTGCGGGGCATGGCCTGGGTCGCCGGCCGGGTCGTGTACGGTGCCACCGACGGAACGCTGCGCAGCGTGCCGTTCGACCCGACGGCCGCCCCGGCGGTCGACGGAACGACGGCGACGGTGGTCCCGGCGACCGCCGGCGTGACGTGGTCAACGCCGTCGACCTTCTTCTCCGTGCAGTGACGGTCGACTGTTCGTAACGGAACATCGGTAGATTGTTCACGTTGGGCCGGCGACGGATCAGCCGTCGCCGGCCCGCACGACGTGGGGAGGGTCGTTGGTCGGCGCGGGTGGCAACCGCAGAGGGCTCGCGGTACGGGTCGTCTTCGCGGTCAAGCGCGGCTGGTACACGCTGCGCTATCCCCGGCTGACGCTGGGTCGGGGCGTGGAGATCCGCGGCCGGATCCGGCTGCGCCGGGGCGTACGGGTGAGCATCGGTGACCGCACCCGGATCAACAAGCTGGTCCGCTTCGCCGGTCCCGGCGAGGTGCGGGTCGGCGCCGACTGCCTGTTGAACGCCACCTGGATCGGCACCTGGACGTCGGTCACCATCGGCGACCGGTGCCTGCTCTCGGACTGCGAGCTGCTGGACAACGACTTCCACAACCTGCCCCCCGAGCAGCGGCACGACCCGCCCGTCCCGGCCACCCGCGC is drawn from Micromonospora sp. NBC_01740 and contains these coding sequences:
- a CDS encoding acyltransferase gives rise to the protein MVGAGGNRRGLAVRVVFAVKRGWYTLRYPRLTLGRGVEIRGRIRLRRGVRVSIGDRTRINKLVRFAGPGEVRVGADCLLNATWIGTWTSVTIGDRCLLSDCELLDNDFHNLPPEQRHDPPVPATRAPITIEDNVWIGAHALVMKGVRIGRDSVVGAATVVRTDVPPRVVVAGNPQQTVKKFND